The following proteins are co-located in the Vigna angularis cultivar LongXiaoDou No.4 chromosome 2, ASM1680809v1, whole genome shotgun sequence genome:
- the LOC108329332 gene encoding probable inactive leucine-rich repeat receptor-like protein kinase At3g03770, translating to MANIHHPSVLLVLVTFVLSICYSEQLQSSHSQTLLRIQQLLNFPAALSNWNNDTDFCNTDSNSSLSVVCYEDTITQLHIIGERRDSPLPRNFSINSFVTTLVRLPSLKVLTLVSLGIWGPLPGKIARLSSLEILNMSSNFLYGSIPQELSSLKNLQTLIFDNNMLAETFPPWLDSLPALTVLSFKNNLFNGSLPNSLGNVENLRALSLSHNHLYGVLPDFSRLKNLQVLELDDNAFGPQFPQLGNKLVTLVLRNNRFRDGIPAELSSYYQLKRLDISSNAFVGPFQPGLLSLPSITCLNISGNKLTGMLFENLSCNSELDVVDLSSNLLTGSLPKCLVSNSSDSTFLYARNCLDSANQNQQPQPFCHTEALAVGILPERKKHRQVSKVVLSLGIVGGTLGGVALVLLIFFIVRRGNARIKMKNPPTRLISENAASGYTSKLLSDARYISQTKKLGAVGLPSYRSFSLEEIEAATNYFDTASLMGEDSYGKMYRGQLKNGSVVAIRCVEMTKKYSTQNFVNHIELISKLRHRHLVSAIGHCFECSLDDSSVNKMFLVFEYVPNGTLRDWICDENVRKCLSWTQRIGAAIGVAKGIQFLHTGIVPGVYSNDLKIEDVLMDQNLVAKISSYHLPLLSNMGKVRHGNSSSGLKHSSNNKSVKHEDKSDTYDLGVILLELILGRQIKTANDADAFRDLLQASLGADEEGRRSVVDTAIRKACLDQSLKTMMEICVRCMVKEPEDRPSIEDVLWNLQFASQVQDAWRGDSQSSEGSPGSESRGLSFQ from the exons ATGGCAAATATACACCATCCCTCAGTGCTTTTGGTGTTAGTTACTTTTGTACTTTCTATCTGTTACTCAGAGCAATTACAGTCCTCTCACTCTCAGACTCTTCTCAGAATTCAGCAGCTATTGAACTTTCCTGCTGCTTTGAGCAACTGGAACAACGACACAGATTTTTGTAACACAGattcaaactcttccctctCTGTAGTGTGCTATGAAGACACCATAACACAGCTTCACATAATAGGTGAAAGAAGAGATTCGCCTCTCCCTAGAAATTTCTCAATAAATTCCTTTGTCACAACACTGGTAAGGCTTCCCAGTTTGAAAGTTCTCACATTGGTTTCTCTGGGTATTTGGGGTCCTTTGCCTGGTAAGATAGCTCGTTTGTCATCCCTGGAAATACTCAACATGAGTTCCAATTTTCTCTATGGTTCCATTCCTCAGGAACTTTCTTCACTGAAAAATCTCCAAACACTCATTTTTGACAACAACATGCTGGCTGAAACATTTCCTCCTTGGCTTGATTCACTTCCGGCCTTAACTGTGCTAAGTTTCAAGAATAATTTGTTCAATGGATCTCTTCCGAATTCTCTTGGCAATGTGGAGAATCTGAGAGCTCTTTCACTTTCTCATAATCACTTGTATGGGGTGCTGCCTGATTTTAGTCGTTTGAAGAATCTTCAAGTGCTTGAGTTGGATGACAATGCCTTTGGACCTCAGTTTCCTCAACTTGGTAACAAGTTGGTTACACTAGTGCTAAGAAACAATAGGTTCAGGGATGGTATTCCTGCTGAATTGAGCTCATACTATCAGCTTAAACGTTTGGATATATCATCAAATGCATTTGTGGGGCCATTTCAACCAGGATTGTTGTCACTTCCTTCTATTACTTGTCTGAATATTTCTGGTAACAAATTAACTGGGATGCTTTTTGAGAATCTGTCTTGTAATTCAGAGCTTGATGTAGTGGATTTATCCTCAAATCTTTTGACTGGGAGCTTACCTAAATGTTTAGTGTCAAATTCCAGTGATAGCACTTTCCTGTATGCTAGAAATTGTCTAGACAGTGCGAATCAAAATCAGCAGCCGCAGCCTTTTTGCCACACTGAGGCCCTAGCTGTGGGAATATTACCTGAGAGAAAGAAGCACAGACAAGTATCTAAGGTAGTTCTTTCCCTAGGCATAGTAGGTGGTACTCTTGGAGGAGTAGCACTTGTTTTGctaattttctttattgttaGAAGAGGAAATGCTAGAATCAAAATGAAGAACCCGCCAACAAGATTAATATCAGAAAATGCTGCTTCTGGTTACACTTCTAAGTTGCTTTCTGATGCAA GGTATATATCTCAAACAAAGAAGTTGGGAGCAGTTGGCCTGCCAAGTTATCGAAGTTTCTCATTGGAAGAGATTGAGGCAGCTACAAACTACTTTGACACTGCTTCTTTAATGGGTGAAGATTCTTATGGGAAG ATGTACAGAGGTCAGCTGAAGAATGGTTCGGTTGTTGCTATTCGATGTGTAGAAATGACAAAGAAATACAGCACTCAAAACTTTGTGAACCACATAGAGCTGATATCAAAACTCAGGCATCGTCATTTAGTCAGCGCTATTGGACACTGCTTTGAATGTTCTCTGGATGATTCGAGTGTCAACAAAATGTTTCTTGTCTTTGAATATGTACCAAATGGCACGCTCAGGGATTGGATCTGTG atgaaaatgttagaaaatGCTTGAGTTGGACCCAACGCATTGGAGCTGCAATTGGAGTGGCAAAGGGAATCCAGTTTTTGCATACAGGGATAGTCCCTGGTGTATATTCCAACGATCTCAAGATAGAAGATGTTTTGATGGATCAGAATCTTGTTGCGAAAATCAGCAGTTATCATCTGCCTTTGTTATCTAACATGGGGAAG GTTCGACATGGAAATTCTTCAAGCGGATTGAAACACTCTAGCAACAATAAAAG TGTAAAGCATGAAGATAAGTCTGATACATACGACCTTGGAGTGATACTACTCGAACTCATTCTAGGAAGGCAAATAAAGACAGCAAATGATGCAGACGCTTTTAGAGATCTG TTGCAAGCAAGCTTAGGAGCAGATGAAGAGGGTAGGAGGAGTGTGGTTGATACAGCAATTCGCAAGGCATGCTTGGATCAATCATTGAAGACAATGATGGAGATATGTGTGAGGTGTATGGTTAAAGAGCCAGAAGATAGGCCCTCTATAGAGGATGTTCTGTGGAACTTGCAGTTTGCATCTCAAGTGCAGGATGCATGGAGAGGGGATTCACAAAGTAGTGAAGGCTCACCAGGCTCAGAATCTCGAGGACTTTCCTTTCAGTAG
- the LOC108327521 gene encoding LOB domain-containing protein 20 has translation MANEAEASVEKHKSKVSKCVRSRASSPPCAACKKMRKKCSSDCIFAPYFGSSQGSTLFAAVHKVFGANNLSKLLLEVEEIHRNEAINSLCYEAQTRLANPVHGCVSTISALQRQVASLQGELAMVQNQLINTQNLYESLLGRTYQQQQANINVVVQPSANNVMNMSYFNPGFDHLSMQTAPSTDNMQPLPFSGLPHFNNDIPHFFP, from the exons ATGGCTAATGAGGCAGAAGCCAGTGTTGAAAAGCACAAAAGCAAGGTCTCAAAGTGTGTGAGATCACGAGCATCATCTCCTCCATGCGCAGCATgcaagaaaatgagaaaaaaatgcaGCAGTGACTGCATCTTTGCACCTTATTTTGGTTCTAGCCAGGGCTCAACGCTGTTTGCAGCAGTGCACAAGGTGTTTGGTGCAAACAATTTGTCAAAACTATTGCTAGAAGTTGAAGAGATTCATCGTAATGAGGCCATAAATTCTTTGTGCTACGAAGCTCAAACAAGGCTAGCCAATCCTGTTCATGGTTGTGTCTCCACCATTTCTGCTTTGCAACGACAG GTGGCATCATTGCAAGGAGAGCTTGCTATGGTTCAAAATCAATTGATTAATACACAAAATTTATATGAAAGTCTTCTTGGGAGGACATATCAGCAACAACAGGCAAACATCAACGTAGTTGTGCAACCTTCTGCAAATAATGTGATGAACATGAGCTACTTCAACCCAGGTTTTGATCACCTTTCAATGCAGACAGCACCTTCAACAGACAACATGCAGCCTCTTCCATTTTCTGGGCTTCCCCATTTCAACAATGACATACCGCATTTCTTTCCATaa